The genomic interval AGCCTCAGGCCGGCGCCCGAGTTCGAGACCTGGCTGCTCAAGATGGGGATTCTGGACACGGACGGACGGATAAGGCCGAGGCTTGCCGGGAGCGCGGCGGCGCGGCTGCTCGACTTCGTGCCGTGAGCGACGCGGACGAGTGGCACGCCCTGGCCGCCTTCACGCCGGCGCGGGTGGCGCTGGGGCGGGCGGGCGCCGCGCTGCCGACGCGGCGGGTGCTGGAATTCCAGCTCGCCCATGCACGGGCGCGCGACGCGGTGAACGCGCCGTTCGATGCGGCGGCGCTGGCCGCAGCGCTGGACGCGATATGCCTGACGACGCCGGCGGCGGACCGCGCGAGCTATCTCGCCAATCCCGATCTCGGACGCGCGCTGAGCGAGGCGTCGCGCGCCCGGCTCGAACGCGGTGCCTATGACGCGGCGCTGGTGATCGCCGACGGGCTGTCGGCGACGGCGATCCGGATGCATGGCGCGGGCCTGGCGCGGGCGATCCGCGACAGCCTGCCGGAGCTTGCCTGGGCGCCGACCACGGTGGTGACGAACGGGCGGGTCGCCGTCGGGGACGAGATCGCGCAGGCGCTGGGCGCGACGCTGGCGGTGGTGGCGATCGGCGAGCGGCCCGGGCTGTCGGCGGCCGATTCGGTCGGGCTCTACCTGACCTGGCGGCCGCGGCCCGGCGTCACCCGGGACGCGGAGCGCAACTGCATCTCCAATGTGCGGCCGGACGGGCTCGCGCCGGACGAGGCGGCGCACCGGCTGGCTTGGCTGGCCCGGCAGGCATTGAAGCTGCGCGCGACCGGTGTCAGCCTGAAGGAGGACGCGCCCGAGCGGCTGACTGACGCCGGCGCACCGGACTGATAGACTTCCAAAGTCCATTTCCAAAGGTGAATTTCAATGGCGTGGCTGTCCAAATTTCAACTGCAATTGCTCAGCGTCCTGCGCATCGTGACGGGGCTCCTCTTCCTCGAACACGGCCTGCAGAAGACCTTCAACTTCCCGCCCATGGCGGCGGCGATGGCGGCGGGTCACGCCAAGGCCATGCCGATCATCGTGGTGGCGGGGCTCATCGAGCTGATCGGCGGAGCGCTGGTCACGATCGGGCTGTTCACGCGGCTCGCGGCCTTCATCTGCGCCGGCGAGATGGCGGTCGCCTATTGGATGGTGCATTTCGCGCGCGGCGGCTTCTTCCCGGCGAACAATGGCGGCGACGGGGCGATCCTGTTCTGCTTCGCGTTCCTCTATATCGCGGCGGCGGGACCGGGGCCCTGGGCGGTGAGCCGGTCCGAGAAGATCTGACGGCGCCGCTGTCGCAGCCCTCGGCGGGAGGGTAGAGTTCTTCGATGCACGGCACGCCGCAGCTGACGCCGGAACTGCTTCTTCGCGCCTATGCCGAAGGGCTGTTTCCCATGGCCGAGCGGCGCGACGACCCGGACCTCTACTGGGTGTCGCCGGAGAAGCGCGGCATCCTTCCGCTCGACCGCTTCCATGTCCCGCACCGGCTGGCGCGGACGGTGCGCGCCGACAAATACGAGATCGCCTTCGACCGGGCCTTCGTCGACGTCATGAGGGCCTGCGCCGCGACGCGCGACGAGACCTGGATCAATGCGGAGATCCTGCGGCTCTACACGGCGCTGCATGCGACCGGCTATGCCCATTCGGTGGAGTGCCGGCTGGACGGCGCGCTGGTGGGCGGACTCTACGGCGTCAGCCTGGGCGGCGCGTTCTTCGGCGAGAGCATGTTCTCCACGGCGCGCGACGCCAGCAAGGTCGCGCTGGTGCATCTGGCGGCGCAGCTCATCCGCGGCGGCTATGTGCTGCTGGACACGCAATTCCTCACCGCGCATCTGTCGCAGTTCGGCGCCGTCGAGATCGCGCGCGAGGCCTATCTCGCGCGGCTGAACGATGCCCTCAACCGGAGGGGCTATTGGCTGGCGTCCTCGGGCAGCGCGACGGCCTTTTCGGTGTCGGGCGCGTCGGGCGAGACGGGCTTGACCGGCTTCTCCGGGCCGACGACGACGGTCTCTCCGGGCGCGATGGCTTTGCAGGTCATCACCCAGGCGTCGTAGAGCGGATGCTCCACGCCGTTGAGGCCGGGGCTCGACGCATACATCCAGCCGGAGAAGATGCGCCGGGCGGGCTGGTCGGGACGGTGGTCGTCGACCTGGACGAAGGCGGCGGTCTCGGGCGTTTCGGTCGAGGGCGTCGAATAGCAGTAGCGCGCGGTGATGGTCAGCGTCGCGAAGTGGACCGATTTGCCGATCGGGATCAGCAGCGTCGTGGCGCGGCCGGTGATCTTGTCGAGCCCGCGCATCACCAGGGTGAGCGGACCTTGGGGCTTGGGCACCACCGGAGGGGCGGAAGGCGTCGTCGCCGGCTTCGCGGCCGGTTTCGCAGCGACGGGCGCCGGCTGCGCGAGCGCAGGCGCCGCGACGGCGATCAGCACCGCGCCGGCGATGACGAACGCCCTATGGATGCTCATTCGGGATGCCTGGCTGGGTCGCGGGCTTGGATTGGCCGCCGCCATTGCTGCCGCCGATGAAGCGGCCGAGCAGGCCCATCAAATCGATGGCGCCCTGCACGTTGGTGATCTGGCCGCCCGGCGCAAGCATCTTGTCGCTGCCACCCGGCGTGATCGAAAGATAGGAGCCGCCGAGCAGGCCCGACGAGGTGACCATCAGCGAGGAATCGTCGGGGATCGGGACATCCTTGCGGATGTCCATGTGCAGGGTGACGAGATAGGTTTTGGGATCGAGCGTCAGGGCGCTGATGGCGCCGACCTTGATGCCGGAGAGCCGTACATCGGTGCCGGTGGCGAGCCCGTCGACCCGCGGCATGCGGGCGGTGATCTCGTAGCCGCCGAGGCTGCCCGAATTCGTCGCCGTATAGGTGTACCAGAGGAAGACCGCGGCGATCGCGACCACGATCGCGCCGATGATCGTCTCGACAGTGTTGTTGCCCATCCCCTACTCCGGCTTCCAGGCCTGGTAGTCGCCCGTCGCGCGCGGGCGCACGCCCGAGGCGAGCAGGCTGCCGTCCGGGCGATAGGCGCCGGCGGTGCCGGTGAGATTGGGGATGTGATCCTTCTCCCACGGCTTGGTCTTGAAGGGGTCCGAGGTCGGCGGCTCGGCGAAGGTATGGTGCAGCCAGCCATGCCAGTCGGCCGGCACGCGGCTCGCCTCCACGAGGCCGGAATAGATCACCCAGCGGCGGTTGCCCTTCCTGGAACGGTAATAGCGATTGCCGTGGGAATCGGTGCCGACCAGCACGCCGGAGAACCAGGTCGTGGTCAGGGTTCCCAGCGTGGCGTTGTGCCACCAGCTATAGAGCATGCGGATGAAGGACATGAACCGGCCGAACCCCTGACGGAATCGTGCGGGACTATAGAAGGCGGCCGCCGGCGATGCCATTGCGACGATGGCGACATGGTGACGTTTTGATGCGGGCGGCGCAAAGCGGCCGCCACGCCAACCTGTTTGCCGGCCCGCTTTTGCCGTCGCGCGATTTTCGACAATCCACAATCGATCCAAAACGGTGGACGAAGTTCCGACTGTCATAAACGAGAAAAAAATTTCGGCACGTTTCTCGTTAACGGCTTGACACGCGACTTTCCCCAACAAAAACGCGCTGTCATCGACCTACCACATATGGTGGGTAAGATTTCGTTTACTACTTTTCGCTTGCGAGCGTTTTCGAACAGTGCCCATACTTAGGGCCTGTCGCTGCTCGCGACACCAAATCTGGCGGACGGAATTCAACTCCCCGCCGAGGGTCCTGCCACACAGGCGGCGATCCCGGCGCCGGAGAACCGTCCCTGAAATGGTGCCGAAACCGGCGATCACAACGGGCCTAACAGATATCTCGGGGATCATGTCCATGCGCATTCGCCGTCAGTTCACGGTTGAGGGTCGTTCGCCTTACGAAGGCATCGCGTTCCGGTCCGCCACCAGCGAGATCAAGAACCCCGACGGCTCGGTCGTCTTTTCCCAGTCCGACATCGACGTGCCGGAAAGCTGGAGCCAGGTCGCGTGCGACGTGCTCGCCCAGAAGTACTTCCGCAAGGCGGGCGTGCCGACGGCGCTGAAGCCCGTGCCGGAAGACGGCGTGCCGGAATTCCTGTGGCGCAAGACCGCCGACAGCGACAAGACCCGCGGCGAGAACTCGGCCAAGGAAGTGTTCGACCGCCTCGCCGGCACGTGGGCCTATTGGGGCTGGAAGGGCGGCTATTTCGACTCGGAAGCCGACGCGTCGGCCTTCAAGGACGAACTCTCCTACATGCTGGCGACGCAGATGGCGGCGCCGAACTCGCCGCAATGGTTCAACACCGGCCTGCACTGGGCTTATGGCATCGACGGCCCCAGCCAGGGCCACTACTACGTCGACCACAAGACCGGGCGGCTGACCAAGTCGGCATCGTCCTACGAGCATCCCCAGCCGCATGCCTGC from Rhizomicrobium sp. carries:
- a CDS encoding NADH:ubiquinone oxidoreductase subunit NDUFA12 translates to MSFIRMLYSWWHNATLGTLTTTWFSGVLVGTDSHGNRYYRSRKGNRRWVIYSGLVEASRVPADWHGWLHHTFAEPPTSDPFKTKPWEKDHIPNLTGTAGAYRPDGSLLASGVRPRATGDYQAWKPE
- the aat gene encoding leucyl/phenylalanyl-tRNA--protein transferase, whose amino-acid sequence is MHGTPQLTPELLLRAYAEGLFPMAERRDDPDLYWVSPEKRGILPLDRFHVPHRLARTVRADKYEIAFDRAFVDVMRACAATRDETWINAEILRLYTALHATGYAHSVECRLDGALVGGLYGVSLGGAFFGESMFSTARDASKVALVHLAAQLIRGGYVLLDTQFLTAHLSQFGAVEIAREAYLARLNDALNRRGYWLASSGSATAFSVSGASGETGLTGFSGPTTTVSPGAMALQVITQAS
- a CDS encoding DoxX family protein, which encodes MAWLSKFQLQLLSVLRIVTGLLFLEHGLQKTFNFPPMAAAMAAGHAKAMPIIVVAGLIELIGGALVTIGLFTRLAAFICAGEMAVAYWMVHFARGGFFPANNGGDGAILFCFAFLYIAAAGPGPWAVSRSEKI
- the eutC gene encoding ethanolamine ammonia-lyase subunit EutC — its product is MSDADEWHALAAFTPARVALGRAGAALPTRRVLEFQLAHARARDAVNAPFDAAALAAALDAICLTTPAADRASYLANPDLGRALSEASRARLERGAYDAALVIADGLSATAIRMHGAGLARAIRDSLPELAWAPTTVVTNGRVAVGDEIAQALGATLAVVAIGERPGLSAADSVGLYLTWRPRPGVTRDAERNCISNVRPDGLAPDEAAHRLAWLARQALKLRATGVSLKEDAPERLTDAGAPD
- the mlaD gene encoding outer membrane lipid asymmetry maintenance protein MlaD, producing MGNNTVETIIGAIVVAIAAVFLWYTYTATNSGSLGGYEITARMPRVDGLATGTDVRLSGIKVGAISALTLDPKTYLVTLHMDIRKDVPIPDDSSLMVTSSGLLGGSYLSITPGGSDKMLAPGGQITNVQGAIDLMGLLGRFIGGSNGGGQSKPATQPGIPNEHP